Proteins found in one Streptomyces diastaticus subsp. diastaticus genomic segment:
- a CDS encoding ATP/GTP-binding protein, which produces MGTSVAPATAGVPQGGSCSGWGDLVTCRADDKTTSPGSGGGGGQRESQPSGGKKGTSKPKKTCTTSRLPDPPAGSSLWEGHDPSEGGVYVRRCLGAGDAEGDTGYSDVFWAGDTPPEETVDPEVLAQEAISKMRLRGPQIRTTPRAGQTGVVGLPTWMWVDPSPTTYGPNTTSASAGGVTVSATAKVSKIVWSMGDGRSVTCTGPGTPYDSSYGKKPSPTCGHLYEQTSAGQPGEKYQVTATATWEIEWQVEGSSEAGEFTQAQQSQAELAVGELQSVGR; this is translated from the coding sequence GACCTGGTCACCTGCCGCGCCGACGACAAGACGACCAGTCCCGGCAGTGGCGGCGGTGGCGGGCAGCGCGAGAGCCAGCCCAGCGGGGGCAAGAAGGGCACGTCGAAGCCGAAGAAGACGTGTACGACGTCGCGGCTTCCCGACCCTCCTGCGGGCAGCAGTCTGTGGGAGGGGCACGACCCGAGCGAGGGCGGCGTCTACGTGCGCCGGTGCCTCGGCGCGGGCGACGCGGAGGGCGATACCGGCTACAGCGACGTCTTCTGGGCGGGTGACACCCCGCCGGAGGAGACGGTCGATCCGGAGGTCCTGGCCCAGGAGGCGATCTCGAAGATGCGCCTTCGGGGTCCGCAGATCCGTACGACCCCCCGCGCGGGGCAGACCGGCGTGGTCGGGCTGCCGACGTGGATGTGGGTCGACCCCTCCCCCACGACGTACGGGCCGAACACCACGTCGGCGAGCGCCGGCGGGGTGACCGTCTCCGCGACGGCGAAGGTTTCGAAGATCGTGTGGTCGATGGGCGACGGACGGTCGGTGACCTGCACCGGTCCGGGGACGCCGTACGACTCGTCGTACGGCAAGAAGCCCTCCCCGACGTGCGGACACCTCTACGAACAGACCTCGGCCGGGCAGCCGGGCGAGAAGTACCAGGTCACGGCAACTGCCACCTGGGAGATCGAGTGGCAGGTCGAAGGGAGCAGCGAGGCCGGGGAGTTTACCCAGGCTCAGCAGTCCCAGGCTGAACTCGCGGTCGGCGAGCTCCAGTCCGTCGGCCGGTAG
- a CDS encoding SAF domain-containing protein, with translation MKTKQEAAPATAGVPEQIKPVATVSARGGRRKSPAMLALSALLIAGGAGGGYLAWEKTGERTPVLVVAADVAAGDVIEEGDLARTSVSLDPAVKAIPAELREKVVGKRAAVPLVPGSLLSPKQVTDRTLVRPGEQLVGISLKPSRLPATRLSAGDTVQVVSTPGQAAGDEEADAQPDMVEARVVRVGPKAESGGERVLDVAVPKGRGPLLAARAANGNVAVVVDAADGS, from the coding sequence GTGAAGACGAAGCAGGAGGCGGCGCCGGCCACGGCCGGCGTGCCTGAGCAGATCAAGCCGGTGGCCACCGTGTCCGCGCGGGGCGGGCGCCGCAAGAGCCCCGCCATGCTGGCGCTGTCTGCGTTGCTGATCGCGGGCGGCGCGGGCGGCGGCTACCTGGCGTGGGAGAAGACCGGGGAGCGTACACCGGTGCTGGTGGTCGCGGCCGACGTCGCGGCCGGAGACGTCATCGAGGAGGGGGATCTCGCCCGGACATCGGTGTCGCTCGACCCGGCAGTGAAGGCGATCCCCGCCGAGCTGAGGGAGAAGGTCGTGGGCAAGCGGGCGGCGGTGCCGCTGGTGCCCGGTTCGCTCCTGTCTCCCAAGCAGGTCACGGACCGGACGCTCGTGCGGCCCGGGGAGCAGCTGGTGGGGATCTCCCTCAAGCCGTCGCGGCTTCCGGCGACCCGGCTGTCCGCCGGCGACACGGTGCAGGTGGTCTCCACCCCGGGGCAGGCCGCCGGCGACGAGGAGGCCGACGCGCAGCCGGACATGGTGGAGGCCCGGGTCGTCCGGGTCGGGCCGAAGGCGGAATCCGGCGGGGAGCGCGTCCTGGACGTCGCGGTACCCAAGGGCCGCGGGCCGCTGCTCGCCGCCCGGGCCGCCAACGGGAATGTCGCGGTCGTCGTGGACGCGGCGGACGGTTCCTGA
- a CDS encoding CpaF family protein, whose product MVLAQGAPVVTVDHRAAVEIKRQVNEQLIKEAKRNPTLGDASGTPRQQRARALINERVMLWADGEATRTRAPVPPGAEQTLASLVFDMLFRAGRLQRLLDDDRIEDIYINGHDRVSVKLAGGTDPVPTEPVAESEEELQELVRDLIRTSGQGGRTFSTAAPEVALRLRDGSRLQAIGPEITGGSTYVTIRRHRLLDSNLADLVRRGMLDQGLADLLAAAVRARRNLIIVGEQSAGKSSMLRALLREIPQHERFGTIETEFELWAHRNGYHTQVVPMEARESNGERVGGRAAGEITPLDLMYRAKRMSLTRTILGEVRGPEITAMMQAMTSDRPGNMCTMHASEPHAVFDRIAELYLLARGNFSEQLAYRQIANGLHFVVFLSVAENGRSKQRFVSHVWELSGIGEGGRPAYNEVYGPASDWDQRAVPRTPLSPSMRRRLAQVGYGTGEVVV is encoded by the coding sequence ATGGTGCTCGCGCAGGGCGCCCCGGTGGTGACCGTCGACCACCGGGCCGCCGTGGAAATCAAGCGGCAGGTGAACGAGCAGCTGATCAAGGAAGCGAAACGCAACCCGACGCTCGGGGACGCCTCGGGGACGCCGAGGCAGCAACGGGCCCGGGCCCTGATCAACGAGCGAGTGATGCTGTGGGCCGACGGCGAGGCCACGCGTACCCGTGCCCCGGTCCCGCCAGGCGCCGAGCAGACGCTGGCCAGTCTGGTCTTCGACATGCTCTTCCGAGCCGGACGGCTTCAGCGGCTGCTGGACGACGACCGGATCGAGGACATCTACATCAACGGCCACGACCGGGTCTCGGTCAAGCTGGCCGGCGGGACCGACCCGGTGCCCACCGAGCCGGTCGCCGAGTCGGAGGAAGAGCTCCAGGAACTGGTCCGCGACCTGATCCGCACCTCCGGACAAGGCGGCCGGACCTTCTCTACCGCGGCGCCCGAGGTCGCGCTGCGGCTGCGGGACGGGTCCCGGCTCCAGGCGATCGGGCCCGAGATCACCGGCGGCTCGACCTACGTGACGATCCGCCGTCACCGGCTCCTGGACTCCAACCTGGCCGACCTCGTACGCCGGGGGATGCTCGACCAGGGCCTGGCCGACCTGCTGGCGGCGGCCGTCCGGGCCCGCCGCAACCTGATCATCGTCGGCGAGCAGAGCGCGGGGAAGTCCTCGATGCTGCGGGCTCTGCTACGGGAGATCCCGCAGCACGAGCGCTTCGGCACGATCGAGACCGAGTTCGAGCTGTGGGCCCACCGCAACGGCTACCACACCCAGGTGGTGCCGATGGAGGCCCGCGAGTCCAACGGCGAGCGGGTCGGGGGCCGGGCGGCCGGCGAGATCACGCCCCTAGACCTGATGTACCGGGCGAAGCGGATGTCGCTGACACGCACCATCCTCGGGGAGGTCCGAGGCCCGGAGATCACCGCAATGATGCAGGCGATGACCAGCGACCGGCCAGGCAACATGTGCACGATGCACGCCTCGGAGCCGCACGCGGTCTTCGACCGGATCGCCGAGCTCTACCTGCTGGCGCGCGGCAACTTCTCCGAGCAGCTGGCGTACCGGCAGATCGCCAACGGTCTCCACTTCGTCGTCTTCCTCTCGGTCGCCGAAAACGGCAGGTCGAAACAGCGCTTCGTCTCGCACGTGTGGGAGCTCTCGGGTATCGGCGAAGGCGGGCGGCCCGCGTACAACGAGGTCTACGGGCCCGCCTCCGACTGGGACCAGCGGGCGGTGCCCCGCACGCCCCTGTCGCCGAGCATGCGGCGGCGCCTGGCGCAGGTCGGGTACGGCACAGGGGAAGTGGTCGTGTGA
- a CDS encoding type II secretion system F family protein, producing the protein MIGALWWAGCGMLLAGGLVALAAGLYGTTREKGALAARLRLRGPGAAARRQRRATLGGLAGGVGLLVWLWSGVFVAGLLLGAAVVGVPWLLTPPSRVRIVKLEALADWAQRLAEILQIGLGLEEALIASRKHAPDDIAEEVRDLAERLRAGWDTREALEEFANQFDDVTADKAAAALILCAIDPGPGLASVLEDLAAQLRSEVSKRREAEADRAKARTSMRILTGITLGVLVVGAGADYAAPYATLTGQLVLFVIGTGFAGALLWARRLATHRGTPRFLVVDPRSRVTLAQEEVTR; encoded by the coding sequence GTGATCGGCGCGCTGTGGTGGGCCGGCTGCGGCATGCTGCTGGCCGGTGGGTTGGTCGCGTTGGCGGCCGGCTTGTATGGGACCACCCGGGAGAAGGGGGCCCTCGCCGCCCGCCTGCGGTTGAGAGGGCCCGGGGCTGCAGCTCGGCGGCAGCGCCGGGCGACGCTCGGCGGGCTGGCTGGCGGGGTAGGTCTGTTGGTCTGGCTCTGGTCGGGGGTGTTCGTCGCCGGTCTGCTGCTCGGAGCGGCGGTGGTCGGCGTGCCATGGCTGCTGACGCCGCCGTCGAGGGTACGGATCGTAAAGCTGGAGGCCTTGGCGGACTGGGCCCAGCGGCTGGCGGAGATTCTTCAGATCGGGCTCGGGCTGGAGGAGGCGCTGATCGCGTCCCGCAAGCACGCCCCCGATGACATCGCCGAAGAGGTTCGGGACCTGGCTGAGCGGCTGCGAGCTGGCTGGGACACGCGGGAAGCTCTGGAGGAGTTCGCCAACCAGTTCGACGACGTGACCGCGGACAAGGCGGCGGCCGCGCTGATCCTCTGCGCGATCGACCCTGGGCCTGGCCTGGCGAGTGTCCTGGAAGACCTTGCCGCGCAGCTTCGCTCGGAGGTCTCCAAGCGTCGTGAGGCGGAGGCCGACCGGGCGAAGGCGAGGACGTCGATGCGCATTCTAACCGGCATCACTCTGGGAGTACTGGTGGTCGGTGCCGGCGCGGACTACGCGGCGCCGTACGCGACGCTCACCGGGCAGTTAGTCCTGTTCGTGATCGGGACGGGCTTCGCCGGGGCCCTGCTGTGGGCGCGAAGGCTGGCCACACATCGCGGTACCCCCCGGTTCTTGGTGGTGGACCCACGCAGCCGAGTCACGTTGGCGCAGGAGGAGGTGACGCGATGA
- a CDS encoding type II secretion system F family protein, with protein MSMQVLVMCGAAVGAGAAVMISQLRPAPPRLDLALERMDTSSRRYAYAPAEPSSWQSGVQRVLQRAPGRLPAADLRLLGTAPERFLFEKGLLALLGLLFPVVPYVAWLAMGLSVPVFVPGIVGVVAAVVLWLVPDGYVRRQADQARQEFTHACGAFLDLVATRMASNVGALQALHDAAGVGRGWAFVRIKEALERARSEQSSPWSALEQLGDELRLPLLGDLADIMRLSSDDGAAVYDTLRNRAASLNDELLAGETTEANQASEKMSVPTSLIAVLVMVLVAFPAVQSLFTI; from the coding sequence ATGAGCATGCAGGTATTGGTCATGTGCGGGGCCGCGGTGGGCGCGGGCGCGGCCGTGATGATCTCTCAGCTCCGGCCGGCACCTCCGCGACTGGACCTCGCTCTGGAGCGGATGGACACCTCTTCGCGCCGGTACGCCTACGCTCCGGCCGAGCCGAGTTCCTGGCAGTCGGGTGTCCAGCGCGTGCTGCAGCGGGCTCCGGGGCGTCTTCCGGCGGCGGACCTGCGGCTGCTGGGTACCGCGCCGGAGCGGTTCCTGTTCGAGAAGGGGCTGCTGGCTCTTCTGGGGCTGCTGTTCCCGGTCGTCCCCTACGTGGCATGGCTGGCGATGGGGCTCAGCGTGCCCGTGTTCGTGCCGGGCATCGTCGGCGTGGTGGCGGCCGTGGTGCTGTGGCTGGTACCCGACGGGTATGTCCGGCGGCAGGCGGACCAGGCCCGACAGGAGTTCACCCACGCGTGCGGCGCCTTCTTGGACCTCGTCGCGACGAGGATGGCCTCGAACGTCGGCGCCCTGCAGGCTCTGCACGATGCAGCCGGGGTGGGCCGGGGCTGGGCATTCGTCCGGATCAAGGAGGCGTTGGAGCGGGCCCGTAGCGAGCAGTCGTCGCCCTGGTCCGCGTTGGAGCAGCTGGGCGACGAACTGCGGTTACCGCTCTTGGGGGACCTGGCCGACATCATGCGGCTGTCCTCGGACGACGGGGCTGCCGTCTACGACACCCTGCGCAACCGTGCTGCCAGTTTGAACGACGAGCTCTTGGCGGGGGAGACGACGGAGGCCAATCAGGCGAGCGAGAAGATGTCGGTCCCCACCTCCCTGATCGCCGTGCTCGTAATGGTCCTGGTTGCCTTCCCGGCAGTGCAGTCTCTGTTCACCATCTGA
- a CDS encoding TadE/TadG family type IV pilus assembly protein: MIRLKRGSTDRGAAAVEAAIVLPFVLLFTLLLVQGFLVAYANATVHTAAREGVSASRMNGASAQDGATKARAALASLGGTLVVDQEVSVAGGAEEVTVQVRGRTVSMLPGLPGVAVSASVSGPVERWTTPAGAR; encoded by the coding sequence ATGATCCGGCTGAAGAGGGGGAGCACAGACAGGGGTGCGGCCGCCGTCGAGGCGGCGATCGTGCTGCCGTTCGTCCTGCTGTTCACACTGCTGCTGGTCCAGGGCTTCCTGGTGGCATACGCCAATGCCACGGTGCACACTGCGGCCCGCGAGGGCGTCTCGGCGAGCCGGATGAACGGCGCGAGCGCGCAGGACGGTGCCACGAAGGCTCGGGCCGCTCTAGCCTCGCTCGGTGGGACGCTGGTCGTGGACCAGGAGGTCTCGGTCGCCGGGGGTGCCGAGGAGGTGACGGTCCAGGTGCGCGGCCGCACGGTGTCGATGCTGCCGGGCCTGCCCGGTGTCGCGGTGTCTGCCTCGGTGTCCGGCCCGGTTGAGCGCTGGACCACGCCGGCGGGTGCTCGGTGA
- a CDS encoding TadE/TadG family type IV pilus assembly protein: MAIEAAIVLPVLLALGLLFLAGGRVALAAQKTDAAAEAGARAASLARTPGSAEAEARRAAAAALAQRSQSCTTYSVEADTGGLTVPVGQVSEVTVTVECTVAIGDLLLLGGGPGVRTVSGSFTSIVDAYRER, encoded by the coding sequence GTGGCGATCGAGGCGGCGATCGTGCTGCCAGTCCTGCTGGCCCTCGGATTGTTGTTCCTCGCGGGCGGCAGAGTGGCTTTGGCCGCCCAGAAGACCGACGCGGCGGCCGAGGCCGGGGCGCGGGCCGCCTCCTTGGCGCGTACGCCGGGCTCGGCGGAGGCCGAGGCCCGCCGGGCCGCGGCCGCCGCGCTGGCCCAGCGGTCACAGAGCTGCACCACGTACTCGGTGGAGGCGGACACCGGAGGACTGACGGTGCCGGTGGGGCAGGTCTCCGAGGTCACCGTGACGGTGGAGTGCACCGTGGCCATCGGGGACCTCCTGCTCCTGGGGGGCGGGCCCGGAGTGCGGACCGTCAGCGGGAGCTTCACCTCCATCGTCGACGCCTACCGGGAGCGCTGA